In the Syngnathus scovelli strain Florida chromosome 16, RoL_Ssco_1.2, whole genome shotgun sequence genome, one interval contains:
- the si:ch73-141c7.1 gene encoding coenzyme Q-binding protein COQ10 homolog, mitochondrial, whose protein sequence is MSRKSTQRLVGTILDVLEVRSGKFIWGNSKRGNARHVCPGELLTLRTTTLPHCASSPINIPRRTFINLAAPITRRRTEYAESRNLRYTPEQMFDMVSNVEQYQHFVPWCKSSRVISRKGGGITAELEIGFPPVVERYISDVTFVPNHQVRALCTDGSLFSHLETIWRFEPGPKDTPDSCKVHFYVSFEFKSLLHSQLAGLFFDEVINQMVGAFESRAAVLFGHKQEATFKRRST, encoded by the exons ATGTCCCGTAAGTCAACTCAACGTCTCGTCGGGACTATTTTAGATGTTCTTGAAGTCCGCTCCGGCAAGTTTATTTGGGGAAACTCGAAACGAGGAAATGCCAG ACATGTTTGTCCTGGTGAGTTGCTGACATTGAGGACAACCACCCTTCCCCATTGTGCTTCTTCCCCCATCAACATCCCCCGTCGCACCTTCATCAACTTGGCCGCACCCATCACTCGCCGCAGAACTGAGTACGCCGAGAGTCGAAATTTAAG GTACACGCCAGAGCAGATGTTCGACATGGTGTCCAACGTAGAACAGTACCAGCACTTTGTGCCATGGTGTAAGAGCTCTCGCGTCATCAGCCGCAAGGGCGGCGGCATTACAGCCGAGCTTGAAATCGGATTCCCGCCCGTGGTGGAGCGCTACATCTCCGACGTCACCTTTGTCCCCAATCACCAAGTCAGA GCGTTGTGCACCGACGGCTCCCTCTTCAGCCATCTTGAGACAATCTGGAGATTTGAGCCAGGACCTAAAGACACACCAGACTCATGCAAAGTACATTTCTAT GTGTCCTTTGAATTCAAGTCGCTGCTTCATTCCCAACTGGCCGGCCTCTTCTTCGATGAGGTGATCAATCAAATGGTCGGTGCTTTTGAGTCACGGGCTGCAGTGCTCTTCGGGCACAAGCAGGAGGCAACCTTTAAGCGGAGGTCGACatga